From one Pseudomonas fluorescens genomic stretch:
- a CDS encoding NAD-glutamate dehydrogenase, which yields MAFFTAASKADFQHQLQAALAQHISEQALPQVALFAEQFFGIISLDELTQRRMSDLAGCTLSAWRIIERFEHSQPQVRVYNPDYERHGWQSTHTAVEVLHHDLPFLVDSVRTELNRRGYSIHTLQTTVLSVRRGPKGELLEILPKGTQGGGVLQESLMYLEIDRCANTAELNVLTRELEQVLAEVRVAVADFEPMKVKLREVVALVEQTAYAPAQNEKAEVKAFLEWLLGNHFTFLGYEEFVVHGDAQGGQLQYDEQSFLGLTRLLRAGLTAEDLRIEDYAVNYLNEPLLLSFAKAAHPSRVHRPAYPDYVSIRQLDADGKVIKECRFMGLYTSSVYGESVRAIPYIRGKVAEVERRSHFDPKAHLGKELAQVLEVLPRDDLFQTPVDELFTTVMSIVQIQERNKIRVFLRKDPYGRFCYCLAYVPRDIYSTEVRQKIQQVLMERLKASDCEFWTFFSESVLARVQLILRVDPKNRIDIDPQQLENEVIQACRSWQDDYASLTVESFGEAQGTNVLADFPKGFPAGYRERFAAHSAVVDMQHLMTLSERKPLVMSFYQPLTQAGKQQLHCKLYHADTPLALSDVLPILENLGLRVLGEFPYRLRHANGREYWIHDFAFTAAEGLNLDIQQLNDTLQDAFVHIVNGDAENDAFNRLVLTAGLPWRDVALLRAYARYLKQIRLGFDLGYIASTLNNHTDIARELTRLFKTRFYLARKLASDDLDDKQQRLEQAILTALDDVQVLNEDRILRRYLDLIKATLRTNFYQTDAQGHNKSYFSFKFNPKLIPELPKPVPKFEIFVYSPRVEGVHLRFGNVARGGLRWSDREEDFRTEVLGLVKAQQVKNSVIVPVGAKGGFLPRRLPLGGSRDDIQAEGIACYRIFISGLLDITDNLKDGALVPPANVVRHDDDDPYLVVAADKGTATFSDIANGIAIDYGFWLGDAFASGGSAGYDHKKMGITARGAWVGVQRHFRERGINVQEDPITVVGVGDMAGDVFGNGLLMSDKLQLVAAFNHLHIFIDPNPEPASSFAERQRLFDLPRSAWSDYDTSIMSEGGGIFPRSAKSIAITPQMKERFAIEADKLTPTELLNALLKAPVDLLWNGGIGTYVKSSEESHADVGDKANDALRVDGNELRCKVVGEGGNLGMTQLGRVEFGLNGGATNTDFIDNAGGVDCSDHEVNIKILLNEVVQAGDMTEKQRNQLLGSMTEEVSGLVLGNNYKQTQALSLAARRAKERIAEYKRLMADLEGRGKLDRAIEFLPTEEQLAERLAAGQGLTRAELSVLISYSKIDLKEQLLKSLVPDDDYLTRDMETAFPPSLVSKFAEAMRRHRLKREIVSTQIANDLVNNMGITFVQRLKESTGMSPANVAGAYVIVRDIFHLPHWFRQIEALDYQVPAEIQLTLMDELMRLGRRATRWFLRSRRNEQDAGRDVAHFGPKIAALGLKLDELLEGPTRERWMTRYQGFVEAGVPELLARMVAGTTHLYTLLPIIEASDVTGQDPAEVAKAFFAVGSALDLTWYLQEISNLPVENNWQALAREAFRDDIDLQQRAITISVLQMVDAPEDMDARVALWLDQHRVMVERWRAMLDELRAATGTDYAMYAVANRELVDLALSGQATVVPS from the coding sequence ATGGCGTTTTTCACCGCAGCCAGCAAAGCCGACTTCCAGCATCAACTGCAAGCGGCCCTGGCGCAGCACATCAGCGAGCAGGCACTGCCACAAGTGGCGCTGTTCGCCGAACAGTTCTTCGGCATCATCTCTCTGGACGAACTCACCCAGCGCCGCATGTCGGACCTGGCCGGTTGCACCCTCTCTGCCTGGCGCATCATCGAGCGTTTCGAGCACTCCCAGCCCCAGGTTCGCGTCTACAACCCCGATTACGAGCGTCATGGCTGGCAGTCGACCCACACCGCGGTCGAAGTCCTGCACCATGACCTGCCATTTCTGGTCGACTCGGTGCGCACCGAGCTCAACCGCCGCGGCTACAGCATCCATACCCTGCAGACCACCGTACTGAGCGTGCGTCGCGGGCCGAAAGGCGAGCTGCTGGAAATCCTGCCCAAGGGCACCCAGGGCGGGGGCGTGCTGCAAGAATCGCTGATGTACCTGGAGATCGACCGCTGCGCCAACACCGCCGAACTCAACGTGTTGACCCGTGAGCTTGAGCAGGTGCTGGCTGAAGTGCGCGTTGCCGTCGCCGATTTCGAACCGATGAAGGTCAAGCTGCGCGAGGTCGTGGCGCTGGTCGAGCAGACCGCCTACGCCCCGGCACAAAACGAAAAGGCCGAGGTCAAGGCATTCCTCGAGTGGCTGCTGGGCAACCACTTCACCTTCCTCGGCTACGAAGAATTCGTCGTCCATGGCGACGCCCAGGGCGGCCAGCTGCAATACGACGAGCAGTCGTTCCTCGGCCTGACCCGCCTGCTGCGCGCCGGTCTCACCGCCGAAGACCTGCGCATCGAAGACTACGCCGTCAATTACCTCAACGAGCCGCTGCTGCTGTCCTTTGCCAAGGCTGCGCACCCAAGCCGCGTGCACCGTCCGGCCTACCCCGACTACGTGTCGATCCGCCAGCTCGATGCCGACGGCAAGGTCATCAAGGAATGCCGCTTCATGGGCCTGTACACCTCCTCGGTGTATGGCGAGAGCGTGCGCGCCATCCCGTACATCCGTGGCAAGGTCGCCGAAGTCGAGCGCCGCTCGCACTTCGACCCCAAAGCCCACCTGGGCAAGGAACTGGCCCAGGTCCTGGAAGTGCTGCCCCGTGACGACCTGTTCCAGACCCCGGTCGACGAGCTGTTCACCACCGTCATGTCGATCGTGCAGATCCAGGAGCGCAACAAGATTCGCGTGTTCCTGCGCAAGGACCCGTACGGCCGCTTCTGTTACTGCCTGGCCTACGTGCCGCGCGACATCTACTCCACCGAGGTACGGCAGAAGATCCAGCAGGTGCTGATGGAGCGCCTGAAGGCCAGCGACTGCGAGTTCTGGACCTTCTTCTCCGAGTCGGTGCTGGCCCGCGTACAGCTGATCCTGCGTGTCGATCCGAAAAACCGCATCGACATTGACCCGCAACAGCTGGAAAACGAAGTGATCCAGGCCTGCCGTTCGTGGCAGGACGACTACGCCAGCCTGACCGTCGAAAGTTTCGGCGAAGCCCAGGGCACCAACGTCCTGGCCGACTTCCCGAAAGGCTTCCCTGCTGGGTATCGCGAGCGTTTCGCCGCCCATTCGGCGGTGGTCGACATGCAGCACCTGATGACCCTGTCCGAGCGCAAGCCGCTGGTCATGAGCTTCTACCAGCCGCTGACCCAGGCCGGCAAACAGCAGTTGCACTGCAAGCTGTACCACGCCGATACGCCGCTGGCGCTGTCGGATGTCCTGCCGATCCTGGAAAACCTCGGCCTGCGCGTGCTCGGCGAGTTCCCGTATCGCCTGCGCCATGCCAATGGCCGCGAGTACTGGATTCATGACTTTGCCTTCACTGCCGCCGAAGGCCTGAACCTCGACATCCAGCAGCTCAACGACACCCTGCAGGATGCGTTCGTGCACATCGTCAATGGCGATGCCGAGAACGACGCGTTCAACCGCCTGGTGCTGACCGCCGGCTTGCCGTGGCGCGACGTGGCGCTGCTGCGTGCCTACGCCCGCTACCTCAAGCAGATCCGCCTGGGCTTCGACCTGGGCTACATCGCCAGCACCCTGAACAACCACACCGACATCGCCCGTGAGCTGACCCGGTTGTTCAAGACCCGCTTCTACCTGGCGCGCAAGCTCGCCAGCGACGACCTCGACGACAAGCAGCAGCGTCTGGAACAGGCCATTCTGACCGCCCTGGACGACGTTCAGGTGCTCAACGAAGACCGCATCCTGCGTCGCTACCTGGACCTGATCAAGGCCACCCTGCGCACCAACTTCTACCAGACCGATGCCCAGGGCCATAACAAGTCGTACTTCAGCTTCAAGTTCAACCCCAAGCTGATCCCCGAGCTGCCCAAGCCGGTGCCGAAGTTCGAGATCTTCGTCTACTCGCCACGGGTCGAAGGCGTGCACCTGCGCTTTGGCAACGTCGCCCGCGGCGGCCTGCGCTGGTCGGACCGCGAAGAAGACTTCCGTACCGAAGTGCTGGGCCTGGTAAAAGCCCAGCAGGTGAAGAACTCGGTGATCGTGCCGGTCGGCGCCAAGGGTGGCTTCCTGCCGCGTCGCCTGCCGTTGGGCGGCAGCCGTGACGATATCCAGGCCGAAGGCATCGCCTGCTACCGGATCTTCATTTCCGGCCTGCTGGACATCACCGACAACCTCAAGGACGGCGCCCTGGTGCCGCCGGCCAACGTCGTGCGCCATGACGACGATGACCCGTACCTGGTAGTGGCCGCCGACAAAGGCACCGCGACCTTCTCCGACATCGCCAACGGCATTGCCATCGATTACGGCTTCTGGCTCGGCGATGCGTTCGCCTCCGGTGGTTCGGCCGGTTACGACCACAAGAAAATGGGCATCACTGCCCGTGGCGCCTGGGTTGGCGTGCAGCGTCACTTCCGTGAGCGCGGCATCAACGTCCAGGAAGACCCGATCACCGTGGTCGGCGTCGGCGACATGGCCGGCGACGTGTTCGGCAACGGCCTGCTGATGTCCGACAAGCTGCAACTGGTGGCGGCGTTCAACCACCTGCACATCTTCATCGACCCGAACCCGGAGCCGGCCAGCAGCTTTGCCGAGCGCCAGCGCCTGTTCGACCTGCCGCGTTCGGCCTGGAGCGACTACGACACCAGCATCATGTCCGAAGGCGGCGGGATCTTCCCGCGTAGCGCGAAAAGCATCGCGATCACCCCGCAGATGAAAGAGCGCTTCGCCATCGAAGCCGACAAACTGACCCCGACCGAGCTGCTCAACGCACTGCTCAAGGCGCCGGTTGACCTGCTGTGGAACGGCGGTATCGGTACCTACGTCAAGTCCAGTGAAGAAAGCCACGCCGATGTTGGCGACAAGGCCAACGACGCTCTGCGTGTCGACGGCAACGAATTGCGCTGCAAGGTGGTAGGCGAGGGCGGCAACCTCGGCATGACCCAGCTGGGCCGGGTCGAATTCGGCCTCAATGGCGGCGCCACCAACACCGACTTCATCGACAACGCCGGTGGCGTGGACTGCTCCGACCACGAGGTCAACATCAAGATCCTGCTCAACGAAGTGGTGCAGGCTGGCGACATGACCGAGAAACAGCGCAACCAGCTGCTGGGCAGCATGACCGAGGAAGTGTCCGGCCTGGTGCTGGGCAACAACTACAAGCAGACCCAGGCTTTGTCGCTGGCTGCACGTCGGGCCAAGGAACGCATTGCCGAGTACAAGCGGCTGATGGCCGATCTTGAGGGCCGTGGCAAGCTGGACCGCGCCATCGAGTTCCTGCCCACCGAAGAGCAACTGGCCGAGCGCCTGGCGGCTGGCCAGGGCCTGACCCGTGCCGAGCTGTCGGTGCTGATCTCCTACAGCAAGATCGACCTCAAGGAGCAACTGCTCAAGTCGCTGGTGCCGGACGACGACTACCTGACCCGCGACATGGAAACCGCGTTCCCGCCGTCGCTGGTGAGCAAGTTCGCCGAGGCCATGCGTCGCCATCGCCTGAAGCGCGAGATCGTCAGCACCCAGATCGCCAACGATCTGGTCAACAACATGGGTATCACCTTCGTTCAGCGCCTGAAAGAGTCCACCGGCATGAGCCCGGCGAACGTCGCTGGTGCCTACGTGATCGTGCGTGACATCTTCCACCTGCCGCACTGGTTCCGTCAGATCGAGGCCCTGGACTATCAGGTCCCGGCTGAGATCCAGCTGACCCTGATGGACGAGCTGATGCGCCTGGGCCGCCGTGCGACCCGCTGGTTCCTGCGCAGCCGTCGCAACGAGCAGGATGCTGGCCGTGACGTGGCGCACTTCGGGCCGAAGATCGCCGCCCTGGGCCTGAAGCTCGACGAACTGCTGGAAGGGCCGACCCGCGAGCGCTGGATGACCCGTTACCAGGGCTTCGTCGAAGCCGGCGTGCCGGAGCTGCTGGCGCGCATGGTGGCCGGTACTACGCACCTGTACACCCTGTTGCCGATCATCGAGGCCTCCGACGTCACTGGCCAGGACCCGGCCGAAGTGGCCAAGGCGTTCTTCGCCGTTGGCAGTGCCCTGGACCTGACCTGGTACTTGCAGGAAATCAGCAACCTGCCGGTGGAAAACAACTGGCAGGCCCTGGCCCGTGAAGCCTTCCGCGATGACATCGACCTGCAGCAGCGGGCGATTACCATCTCGGTACTGCAGATGGTCGATGCGCCAGAGGACATGGACGCCCGGGTGGCCCTGTGGCTGGATCAGCACCGGGTCATGGTCGAGCGCTGGCGCGCCATGCTCGACGAGCTGCGTGCTGCGACCGGTACCGATTACGCCATGTACGCGGTGGCCAACCGTGAGCTGGTCGACCTGGCCCTGAGTGGCCAGGCGACGGTGGTGCCGTCCTGA
- the ppsR gene encoding posphoenolpyruvate synthetase regulatory kinase/phosphorylase PpsR, with protein sequence MKRSAFFISDGTGITAETLGQSLLAQFDTIPFNKFTRPYIDSVEKARVMVQQINSAAEKDGVRPIIFDTIVNQDIREVLATSNGFMIDIFSTFLAPLEQELTAHSSYSVGKSHSIGGNSNYMERIEAVNFALDNDDGARTHYYDKADLILVGVSRCGKTPTCLYMAMQFGIRAANYPLTEDDMERLQLPQALKNHQHKLFGLTIDPDRLTAIRHERKPNSRYASFAQCEFEVREVENLFRRENIPHINSTHFSVEEISAKILVEKGVERRFK encoded by the coding sequence ATGAAACGATCTGCTTTCTTTATCTCCGATGGCACCGGCATCACTGCCGAGACGCTGGGACAAAGTCTTCTAGCGCAGTTCGATACCATTCCGTTCAATAAATTCACACGGCCGTACATCGACAGCGTGGAAAAAGCGCGGGTGATGGTACAACAAATCAACAGCGCCGCTGAGAAAGACGGTGTCCGTCCGATCATCTTCGACACCATCGTCAATCAGGATATCCGCGAGGTGCTGGCCACCTCCAACGGCTTCATGATCGACATCTTCTCGACCTTCCTGGCCCCGCTGGAGCAGGAACTGACCGCCCACTCTTCCTATTCGGTGGGCAAATCCCACTCGATCGGCGGCAACTCCAACTACATGGAGCGCATCGAGGCGGTCAACTTCGCCCTCGACAACGACGACGGCGCGCGCACCCACTACTACGACAAGGCCGACCTGATTCTGGTCGGCGTGTCGCGCTGCGGCAAGACCCCGACCTGTCTGTACATGGCCATGCAATTCGGCATCCGCGCGGCCAACTACCCGCTGACCGAAGACGACATGGAGCGCCTGCAGCTACCCCAGGCCCTGAAAAACCACCAGCACAAGCTGTTCGGCCTGACCATCGACCCCGACCGCCTGACCGCCATCCGCCACGAGCGCAAGCCCAACAGCCGCTACGCAAGCTTTGCCCAGTGCGAGTTCGAGGTACGCGAGGTAGAGAACCTGTTCCGGCGCGAGAACATTCCCCACATCAACTCCACGCATTTTTCGGTGGAAGAGATTTCGGCGAAGATTCTGGTCGAGAAAGGTGTAGAGCGGCGATTCAAGTAG
- the ppsA gene encoding phosphoenolpyruvate synthase, which produces MVEYVVSLDKLGVHDVEHVGGKNASLGEMISNLAGAGVSVPGGFATTAQAYRDFLEQSGLNAQIHAALDALDVDDVNALAKTGAQIRQWIMEAEFPERLNAEIRTAFATMSQGNPNMAVAVRSSATAEDLPDASFAGQQETFLNIRGVENVIRAAKEVFASLFNDRAISYRVHQGFDHKLVALSAGVQRMVRSETGTAGVMFTLDTESGFRDVVFITGAYGLGETVVQGAVNPDEFYVHKGTLEAGRPAILRRNLGSKAIKMVYGEEAKAGRSVKTVDVDKADRTRFCLSDAEVSELAKQAMIIEKHYKCPMDIEWAKDGDDGKLYIVQARPETVKSRSQANVMERYLLKETGTVLVEGRAIGQRIGAGKVRIIKDVSEMDKVQPGDVLVSDMTDPDWEPVMKRASAIVTNRGGRTCHAAIIARELGIPAVVGCGNATQLLKDGQGVTVSCAEGDTGFIFEGELGFDVRKNSVDAMPELPFKIMMNVGNPDRAFDFAQLPNAGVGLARLEFIINRMIGVHPKALLNYAGLPAELKESVDKRIAGYDDPVGFYVEKLVEGISTLAAAFWPKKVIVRLSDFKSNEYANLIGGKLYEPEEENPMLGFRGASRYISETFRDCFELECRALKRVRNEMGLTNVEIMVPFVRTLGEASQVVDLLAENGLARGDNGLRVIMMCELPSNAILADEFLEFFDGFSIGSNDLTQLTLGLDRDSGIIAHLFDERNPAVKKLLANAIQACNKAGKYIGICGQGPSDHPDLAKWLMEQGIESVSLNPDSVLETWFFLAEGQAAN; this is translated from the coding sequence TTGGTAGAGTACGTAGTTTCCCTCGATAAGCTCGGCGTCCATGATGTAGAGCATGTGGGGGGCAAGAACGCATCCCTCGGCGAGATGATCAGTAACCTCGCGGGCGCCGGTGTCTCGGTCCCCGGCGGCTTTGCCACTACGGCTCAGGCGTATCGTGACTTTCTCGAGCAGAGCGGCCTGAACGCCCAGATCCACGCGGCCCTCGACGCGCTGGACGTTGACGATGTCAACGCCCTGGCCAAGACCGGTGCGCAGATCCGTCAGTGGATCATGGAAGCCGAGTTCCCCGAGCGTCTGAACGCCGAAATCCGCACCGCCTTCGCCACTATGTCCCAGGGCAACCCGAACATGGCCGTGGCCGTGCGCTCTTCGGCCACCGCCGAAGACTTGCCGGATGCCTCGTTCGCCGGCCAGCAGGAAACCTTCCTGAACATCCGCGGTGTCGAAAACGTCATTCGCGCGGCCAAGGAAGTGTTCGCCTCGCTGTTCAACGATCGCGCCATTTCCTACCGCGTGCACCAGGGCTTCGACCACAAGCTGGTGGCCCTGTCGGCCGGCGTACAGCGCATGGTCCGCTCCGAAACCGGCACCGCCGGCGTGATGTTCACTCTCGACACCGAGTCGGGCTTTCGTGACGTGGTGTTCATCACCGGCGCCTACGGCCTGGGTGAAACCGTCGTTCAGGGTGCGGTCAACCCCGACGAATTCTATGTGCACAAAGGCACCCTGGAAGCCGGCCGTCCGGCAATCCTGCGCCGCAACCTGGGCAGCAAGGCGATCAAGATGGTCTACGGCGAAGAAGCCAAGGCCGGTCGCTCGGTCAAGACCGTCGATGTCGACAAGGCCGACCGCACCCGTTTCTGCCTGAGCGACGCCGAAGTCAGCGAGCTGGCCAAGCAGGCGATGATCATCGAGAAGCACTACAAGTGCCCGATGGACATCGAATGGGCCAAGGACGGTGACGACGGCAAGCTGTACATCGTTCAGGCTCGCCCTGAGACCGTGAAGAGCCGCTCCCAGGCCAACGTCATGGAGCGTTACCTGCTCAAGGAGACCGGTACCGTACTGGTCGAAGGCCGTGCCATTGGCCAGCGCATCGGCGCCGGCAAGGTGCGGATCATCAAGGACGTCTCGGAGATGGACAAGGTCCAGCCAGGCGACGTACTGGTCTCGGACATGACCGACCCGGACTGGGAACCGGTCATGAAGCGCGCCAGCGCCATCGTTACCAACCGCGGCGGGCGTACCTGCCACGCGGCGATCATCGCCCGTGAACTGGGGATCCCGGCGGTTGTGGGTTGCGGCAACGCCACCCAGCTGCTCAAGGATGGCCAGGGCGTGACCGTGTCGTGCGCCGAAGGCGATACCGGTTTCATCTTCGAAGGTGAGCTGGGCTTCGATGTCCGCAAGAACTCCGTCGACGCCATGCCGGAGCTGCCGTTCAAGATCATGATGAACGTCGGCAACCCCGATCGCGCCTTTGATTTTGCCCAGCTGCCCAACGCCGGTGTCGGCCTGGCGCGCCTGGAATTCATCATCAACCGCATGATCGGCGTGCACCCCAAGGCGCTGCTCAACTACGCAGGCCTGCCTGCCGAGCTCAAAGAGAGCGTCGACAAGCGCATTGCCGGCTACGACGACCCGGTCGGCTTCTACGTCGAGAAACTGGTCGAGGGCATCAGCACCCTGGCTGCGGCGTTCTGGCCGAAGAAGGTCATCGTGCGTCTGTCGGACTTCAAGTCCAACGAATACGCCAACCTGATCGGTGGCAAGCTCTACGAGCCGGAAGAAGAAAACCCGATGCTGGGCTTTCGCGGTGCTTCGCGTTACATCAGCGAAACCTTCCGTGACTGCTTCGAGCTCGAGTGCCGCGCCCTCAAGCGCGTACGCAACGAGATGGGCCTGACCAACGTCGAGATCATGGTGCCGTTCGTGCGCACCCTGGGCGAGGCCAGCCAGGTCGTCGACCTGCTCGCCGAAAACGGCCTGGCCCGTGGCGACAACGGCCTGCGCGTGATCATGATGTGCGAACTGCCGTCCAACGCCATCCTCGCCGATGAGTTCCTCGAGTTCTTCGACGGCTTCTCCATTGGTTCCAACGACCTGACCCAGCTGACCCTGGGCCTGGACCGCGACTCGGGGATCATTGCGCACCTGTTCGACGAGCGTAACCCTGCGGTGAAGAAGCTGCTGGCCAACGCCATCCAGGCCTGCAACAAGGCTGGCAAGTACATCGGCATCTGCGGCCAGGGCCCATCCGACCACCCGGACCTGGCCAAATGGCTGATGGAACAGGGTATCGAAAGCGTCTCGCTGAACCCGGACTCGGTCCTCGAGACCTGGTTCTTCCTGGCTGAAGGCCAGGCCGCGAACTGA
- a CDS encoding alpha/beta fold hydrolase produces the protein MQSSSSLFPVALLSAERRGDLSEDVYRIKAGNSPDRTVELALTRLGMADQTEVRGTPVVLLHGSFSNRRFWYSPRGIGLGAYLARAGYDVWIPEMRGHGLSPRNHNYRHNRVADYARYDLPVIAAFICEQAGRPAHWIGHSLGGTTLAAALGGQYLGAEQVASVAFFGTQVSRTYWPLKLPPVEWGGRLLLKRFAQISGSRLKRGPEDEPIGLALESMRWFGLFGRFADKDRDWWAGLAEVDVPVLAVAGAGDYQDPVWACRKLFEQLGSEHKQFVRLGREEGFDNFGHVDMLVSKPAQAQVWPLVERWLRDPLAALPGNAAQQVTDSTPTCSLEPKA, from the coding sequence ATGCAAAGCAGCAGTAGCCTTTTTCCCGTGGCCTTGCTCAGTGCTGAGCGCCGTGGCGACCTGAGCGAGGATGTGTACCGGATCAAAGCCGGTAACAGCCCGGATCGCACCGTGGAGCTGGCGCTCACCCGCCTGGGCATGGCCGATCAAACCGAGGTGCGTGGCACCCCGGTGGTCTTGCTGCACGGCAGCTTTTCCAACCGGCGTTTCTGGTATTCGCCCCGGGGCATTGGCCTGGGCGCTTATCTAGCGCGCGCCGGTTACGATGTGTGGATCCCGGAAATGCGTGGCCACGGCCTGTCGCCGCGCAATCACAACTACCGGCACAACCGTGTCGCCGACTACGCCCGTTACGACCTGCCGGTGATCGCCGCATTCATCTGCGAGCAAGCCGGCAGGCCTGCGCACTGGATCGGTCACTCCCTGGGTGGCACCACCCTGGCGGCAGCGCTGGGCGGCCAGTACCTGGGGGCCGAGCAGGTGGCCAGCGTCGCGTTTTTCGGCACCCAGGTCAGCCGTACCTACTGGCCGCTGAAGTTGCCACCGGTGGAGTGGGGCGGGCGCCTGCTGCTCAAGCGCTTTGCGCAGATCTCCGGCTCGCGGCTCAAGCGCGGGCCGGAAGACGAGCCGATTGGCCTGGCGCTGGAAAGCATGCGCTGGTTTGGCCTGTTCGGCCGTTTTGCTGACAAGGACCGCGACTGGTGGGCGGGCCTGGCCGAGGTCGATGTGCCGGTACTGGCCGTGGCCGGTGCCGGTGATTACCAGGACCCGGTATGGGCCTGTCGCAAGCTGTTCGAGCAATTGGGCAGCGAGCACAAGCAGTTTGTCCGCCTGGGCCGCGAAGAGGGCTTCGACAACTTCGGCCACGTCGACATGCTGGTCAGCAAGCCGGCCCAGGCGCAGGTCTGGCCGCTGGTCGAGCGTTGGTTGCGCGACCCGCTGGCCGCTTTGCCCGGCAATGCCGCGCAGCAGGTGACCGATTCGACGCCGACGTGTAGCCTTGAACCTAAAGCCTGA
- the rraA gene encoding ribonuclease E activity regulator RraA, producing MHYITPDLCDAYPELVQVLEPMFSNFGGRDSFGGEIVTIKCFEDNSRVKEQVELDGTGKVLVVDGGGSLRHALLGDMLAEKAAKNHWQGLVIYGCVRDVDVLAQTDVGVQALASHPLKSVRRGVGELNIPVTFAGVTFRPGEYIYADNNGVIVSPSPLKMPE from the coding sequence ATGCATTACATCACCCCCGATCTGTGTGACGCCTACCCGGAACTGGTACAGGTGTTGGAGCCGATGTTCAGCAACTTCGGCGGCCGCGACTCCTTCGGGGGTGAGATCGTCACTATCAAGTGCTTCGAGGACAATTCGCGGGTCAAGGAGCAGGTCGAGCTCGATGGCACCGGCAAGGTCCTGGTGGTCGATGGCGGCGGGTCGCTGCGCCATGCCTTGCTCGGCGACATGCTGGCCGAGAAGGCGGCGAAGAATCACTGGCAAGGCCTGGTGATCTACGGTTGCGTGCGTGATGTCGATGTCCTGGCGCAGACCGACGTCGGCGTGCAGGCCCTGGCCAGTCACCCGTTGAAGTCCGTACGCCGCGGGGTTGGCGAGCTCAACATACCCGTGACCTTTGCCGGTGTGACCTTCCGCCCGGGCGAGTACATCTACGCCGACAACAATGGCGTGATCGTCTCGCCAAGCCCGTTGAAAATGCCTGAATAA
- a CDS encoding zinc transporter ZntB: protein MFEEENAQWGLVHALVLDGKGGARAIARTELDALELQPQESLWLHWDRSHPQTRTWLRHDSGLNEFACDLLLEENTRPRLLPLPDAQMLLFLRGVNLNPGAEPEDMVSVRIFAEAQRVISLRLRPLRASDELLQQLAEGRGPKTASELLLSMAQLLTEKVQALISDLSEVVDVEEEKLEADKRYAPDQGSLQQIRRRAAGLRRFLNPQREIYAQLARNKWSWFAADDADYWNELNNSLTRYLEELELTRERAALVLESEDRRRSERMNRTMYRFGIITCIFLPMSFVTGLLGINVGGIPGSDSPYGFLFASLLVLTLALGQWWLFRRLRWV, encoded by the coding sequence ATGTTCGAGGAAGAAAACGCACAATGGGGGCTGGTGCATGCCCTGGTGCTGGATGGAAAAGGCGGTGCCCGTGCAATCGCCCGAACTGAACTGGACGCCCTCGAGCTGCAGCCCCAGGAAAGCCTGTGGCTGCACTGGGACCGCAGCCACCCGCAGACCCGCACCTGGTTGCGCCACGACAGCGGCCTGAACGAGTTTGCCTGCGACCTGTTGCTGGAGGAAAACACCCGTCCACGCCTGCTGCCACTGCCGGATGCGCAAATGCTGCTGTTTTTGCGCGGCGTCAACCTCAACCCCGGTGCCGAACCTGAAGACATGGTCTCGGTGCGAATTTTTGCCGAGGCTCAGCGGGTGATCTCGCTGCGCCTGCGACCGTTGCGCGCCAGTGACGAACTGCTGCAGCAACTGGCCGAAGGCCGCGGACCGAAAACCGCCTCCGAGTTGTTGCTGAGCATGGCGCAATTGCTGACCGAAAAGGTCCAGGCGCTGATCAGCGATCTGTCGGAAGTGGTCGATGTCGAAGAAGAGAAGCTTGAAGCCGACAAACGCTATGCCCCGGACCAGGGCAGCCTGCAGCAGATCCGCCGACGTGCGGCCGGATTGCGGCGGTTTCTCAACCCGCAGCGGGAAATCTACGCGCAACTGGCGCGCAACAAGTGGAGCTGGTTCGCCGCCGACGACGCCGACTACTGGAACGAGCTCAACAACAGCCTGACCCGTTACCTGGAAGAGCTGGAACTGACCCGCGAACGTGCCGCCCTGGTACTCGAAAGCGAAGACCGGCGCCGCAGCGAGCGCATGAACCGGACCATGTACCGCTTCGGCATCATCACCTGCATCTTCCTGCCCATGAGCTTCGTGACCGGGCTGTTGGGTATCAACGTCGGTGGCATTCCCGGCTCCGACAGCCCCTACGGCTTTCTCTTCGCCAGCCTGCTGGTGCTAACGCTGGCGTTGGGGCAATGGTGGCTGTTTCGCCGCCTGCGCTGGGTGTGA
- a CDS encoding CrfX protein yields MPMHDPFEESLRDLLKASPSGQDRDDDACLGRVLKTANRQVGAGDLFSLLGRWSQALMIAVNNGSAHVAPVRRNATARKADKAD; encoded by the coding sequence GTGCCTATGCACGATCCGTTTGAAGAATCCCTGCGAGACCTGCTCAAGGCGTCGCCGTCCGGCCAGGACCGCGACGACGATGCCTGCCTGGGCCGGGTCTTGAAAACCGCCAACCGCCAGGTTGGCGCGGGCGATCTGTTCAGCCTGCTGGGCCGCTGGAGCCAGGCGCTGATGATCGCCGTGAATAATGGCTCGGCGCATGTTGCGCCGGTGCGCCGTAACGCTACCGCTCGTAAAGCTGATAAGGCCGATTGA